The following coding sequences are from one Sphingomonadaceae bacterium OTU29LAMAA1 window:
- the xth gene encoding exodeoxyribonuclease III yields the protein MKLVTYNVNGIKARLPRLIEYLAEEQPDVVCLQEIKCSDDTFPIADIEGAGYGAIWHGQKGFNGVAVLAKGMTPVERQRGLEGEPEDEHSRYLECEVDGLVVASIYLPNGNPQPGPKFDYKLRWMERLAARARVLLDAEQPVVLMGDYNVIPNDDDTFSVRAMADDALMQPESRAAYRRLLAQGWTDALRTRKPKGGVWTFWDYQAGAWQRDAGFRIDHLLLSPQAADRLADAGVDKAYRGREKASDHAPTWVRLT from the coding sequence TTGAAGCTCGTCACCTACAACGTCAACGGGATCAAGGCCCGCCTGCCGCGGCTGATCGAGTATCTTGCCGAGGAGCAGCCCGACGTGGTGTGCCTGCAAGAGATCAAGTGCAGCGACGATACCTTCCCGATCGCCGATATCGAGGGGGCGGGCTATGGCGCGATCTGGCACGGGCAAAAGGGTTTCAACGGCGTCGCGGTGCTCGCGAAGGGAATGACCCCGGTCGAGCGTCAGCGCGGGCTGGAGGGTGAGCCGGAGGACGAACACAGTCGTTATCTGGAGTGCGAGGTCGACGGGCTGGTCGTAGCATCGATCTACCTCCCCAACGGCAATCCGCAGCCGGGGCCGAAATTCGACTATAAGCTGCGCTGGATGGAGCGGCTTGCCGCCCGCGCCCGGGTTTTGCTCGACGCGGAGCAGCCGGTGGTCCTGATGGGCGATTACAACGTGATTCCCAATGACGACGACACCTTCTCCGTCCGGGCGATGGCGGACGATGCGCTGATGCAGCCGGAAAGCCGGGCCGCCTATCGCCGCCTGCTGGCGCAGGGTTGGACCGACGCGCTACGCACCCGCAAGCCGAAGGGCGGCGTGTGGACCTTCTGGGACTATCAGGCGGGTGCGTGGCAGCGCGACGCGGGCTTTCGCATCGATCATCTGCTGCTCAGCCCGCAGGCGGCCGACCGGCTGGCAGATGCCGGCGTCGACAAGGCATATCGCGGGCGTGAAAAGGCGAGCGACCACGCACCGACGTGGGTCCGGCTGACGTGA
- the erpA gene encoding iron-sulfur cluster insertion protein ErpA: MATLAPDIMLTPAAAARVAAIAGKQNKPAILRLSVDGGGCSGFQYKFGFADAADEDDTIAETDGVRLVVDSVSLDLVRGCQVDYVESLGGAAFRVENPNAASGCGCGSSFAI, from the coding sequence ATGGCCACACTCGCCCCCGACATCATGCTCACGCCTGCCGCCGCCGCGCGCGTCGCGGCGATCGCGGGCAAGCAGAACAAGCCTGCGATCCTCCGGCTCTCGGTTGACGGCGGAGGCTGTTCGGGCTTCCAGTACAAGTTCGGCTTCGCCGACGCAGCCGACGAAGACGATACCATCGCGGAGACGGACGGCGTGCGTCTGGTCGTCGACAGCGTCAGCCTCGATCTCGTGCGCGGCTGTCAGGTGGATTACGTCGAATCGCTGGGCGGAGCGGCGTTTCGGGTCGAAAATCCCAACGCGGCGTCAGGTTGCGGTTGCGGTTCCAGCTTCGCGATCTGA
- a CDS encoding isopenicillin N synthase family oxygenase translates to MLDTPSTAEVPTLSLADQDRDPDGFAAAFGESFERFGFAIIADHGVPQDLIDRAWRETAELFARPEAEKRGYFVEGGGGARGYTPFKTEIAKDAKHVDLKEFWHIGRELPEGHRFADSMSPNIWPTQPAGFRDTFLELFTAFDRAGDRLLSAIARHLKLDPHWFDPAVKDGNSVLRLLHYPPIPADAEGVRAGAHEDINLITLLLGAEEAGLELLDRANNRWLAIKPPEGAMVVNVGDMLQRLTNHVLPSTTHRVVNPPPERRGHSRYSMPFFLHPAPDFLIETLPQTISAEHPNRYPEPITAHDYLHQRLVEIGLIKA, encoded by the coding sequence ATGCTTGATACTCCCTCGACTGCCGAGGTGCCGACACTCAGCCTCGCCGATCAGGATCGCGACCCCGACGGCTTTGCCGCCGCGTTCGGCGAATCGTTCGAACGGTTCGGCTTCGCGATCATCGCCGATCATGGCGTGCCACAGGACCTGATCGACCGTGCGTGGCGTGAAACGGCGGAATTGTTCGCGCGCCCGGAAGCGGAGAAGCGCGGCTATTTCGTCGAGGGCGGCGGCGGCGCACGCGGCTATACCCCGTTCAAGACCGAGATCGCCAAGGACGCCAAACACGTCGACCTCAAGGAATTCTGGCATATCGGTCGCGAACTGCCGGAGGGTCATCGGTTCGCCGACAGCATGTCGCCGAACATCTGGCCGACACAGCCTGCCGGATTCAGGGACACGTTCCTCGAACTGTTCACCGCGTTCGACCGCGCCGGCGACCGGCTGCTGTCGGCGATCGCGCGGCACCTGAAGCTCGATCCGCACTGGTTCGATCCGGCGGTGAAGGACGGCAATTCGGTCCTTCGCCTGCTGCATTATCCGCCGATCCCGGCGGATGCGGAGGGCGTACGGGCGGGCGCGCACGAGGATATCAACCTCATCACGCTTCTGCTCGGGGCAGAGGAAGCCGGCCTAGAACTACTAGACCGCGCCAACAACCGCTGGCTCGCGATCAAGCCGCCGGAGGGCGCGATGGTCGTCAACGTCGGCGACATGCTGCAGCGGCTGACCAACCACGTGCTGCCATCGACCACGCACCGCGTCGTCAACCCGCCGCCCGAACGCCGCGGCCATTCGCGCTATTCGATGCCGTTCTTCCTGCACCCCGCACCCGATTTCTTGATCGAGACACTGCCGCAGACGATCAGCGCCGAGCATCCGAACCGTTACCCCGAGCCGATCACGGCGCACGACTATCTGCACCAGCGACTGGTCGAGATCGGGCTGATCAAGGCCTGA
- the mtnP gene encoding S-methyl-5'-thioadenosine phosphorylase, with protein sequence MPGWHIGIIGGSGLYDVEGIEDGRWVDVPSPWGAPSDAIFHGRIGPVTVSFLPRHGRGHRIGPDQLNARANIDCLKRLGVTDVLAVSSVGSLVEERSPGSFTIVDQFIDRTKGRPSSFFGTGLVAHVSMADPVCPRLSALVGDAAGEVDRGGTYLAMEGPQFSTRAESLLYRQWGCHVIGMTAMPEAKLAREAELPYALVGMVTDYDCWREGEAAVDVAQVIAQLSANAAKARAMVVRLLRSLPAERIPSPIDTCLDTAIITAKSARDPALVAKLDAVAGRALR encoded by the coding sequence ATGCCGGGCTGGCATATCGGCATCATCGGCGGATCGGGCCTCTACGATGTCGAAGGGATCGAGGATGGGCGCTGGGTCGATGTCCCGAGTCCTTGGGGGGCACCGTCGGATGCGATCTTCCACGGCCGGATCGGTCCCGTCACGGTGTCGTTCCTGCCGCGGCACGGGCGGGGGCACCGGATCGGCCCGGACCAGCTGAATGCGCGCGCCAATATCGACTGCCTCAAACGGCTGGGCGTCACCGATGTGCTGGCGGTGTCGTCGGTCGGATCGCTGGTCGAGGAGCGGTCGCCGGGCAGCTTCACGATCGTCGACCAGTTCATCGACCGTACCAAGGGGCGGCCGTCGAGTTTCTTCGGCACCGGGCTGGTCGCGCACGTCTCGATGGCCGACCCGGTCTGTCCGCGGTTGAGCGCGCTCGTCGGCGATGCGGCAGGCGAAGTAGACCGGGGCGGCACCTATCTGGCGATGGAAGGACCGCAATTCTCGACGCGGGCGGAAAGCCTGTTGTACCGGCAGTGGGGCTGCCACGTCATCGGCATGACAGCGATGCCGGAGGCGAAGCTGGCCCGAGAGGCGGAGCTGCCCTACGCGCTTGTCGGCATGGTCACCGACTACGATTGCTGGCGCGAGGGCGAAGCGGCGGTGGACGTGGCGCAGGTGATCGCGCAACTGTCCGCCAATGCAGCGAAAGCGCGCGCGATGGTCGTGCGGCTGTTGCGTTCCCTGCCGGCAGAACGGATACCGTCGCCGATCGACACCTGCCTCGACACCGCGATCATCACCGCCAAAAGCGCGCGCGACCCTGCGCTGGTGGCGAAGCTGGATGCGGTGGCGGGGCGGGCGCTGCGCTGA
- a CDS encoding DUF853 domain-containing protein produces MSDGIFIGASVGGGGGKPQVLELKRANRHGLIAGATGTGKTVTLQGIIEGFSRAGVPSFVADVKGDLSGLAMAGSPMSKTHAAFAARAAEIGDADWVYADNPVHFWDLYGEQGHPIRTTVSEMGPLLLSRLMDLNTVQEGVMTIAFHVADKEGLLLLDLDDLQSMLAHCATRADELTTTYGNVSKQSIGAIQRSLLQLRTQGGEHFFGEPALEMDDFIRTDDRGRGVVNVLAADKLMAAPKLYSTFLLWLMSELFEHLPEVGDPDKPRLVFFFDEAHLLFDEAPKALLDKIEQVVRLIRSKGVGVYFITQNPIDIPDTVAGQLGNRVQHALRAFTPRDQAAVRSAAETFRANPGVDVATAITELKVGEALVSLLQPDGSPSPVERTLIKPPASRVGPVTPQERGVMIQTDAIGDKYDTAIDRESAEEILAVKTQEAAAATAAARTSSDAEKAAAVQAKDEARAAKDTARIAAAQAKADAQAQRAAEREAANSPWSKAVGSATRAASSSIGRQVANEIGKQVFGTSRKSSGGGLVGTVLRSVLGNLMRGR; encoded by the coding sequence ATGAGCGACGGCATCTTCATTGGAGCGAGTGTGGGTGGTGGCGGCGGCAAGCCGCAGGTGCTCGAGCTCAAGCGCGCCAACCGCCACGGCCTGATCGCCGGCGCGACCGGCACCGGCAAGACCGTGACGTTGCAGGGCATCATCGAAGGCTTTTCCCGCGCCGGCGTGCCGAGCTTCGTTGCAGATGTGAAGGGCGACCTGTCCGGCCTCGCCATGGCCGGATCGCCCATGTCGAAGACCCACGCCGCCTTTGCCGCCCGCGCTGCCGAGATCGGCGATGCCGACTGGGTCTATGCCGACAATCCCGTGCACTTCTGGGACTTGTACGGTGAACAGGGCCATCCGATCCGCACCACCGTCAGCGAAATGGGGCCACTGCTGCTCAGCCGACTGATGGACCTCAACACGGTGCAGGAGGGCGTGATGACGATAGCCTTTCACGTCGCCGACAAGGAAGGGCTGCTGCTGCTCGACCTTGACGATCTCCAGTCGATGCTCGCGCATTGTGCCACCCGCGCTGACGAACTGACCACCACCTACGGCAACGTCTCAAAGCAGTCGATCGGTGCGATCCAGCGTTCGCTGCTTCAGCTGCGCACGCAGGGGGGCGAGCATTTCTTTGGTGAGCCGGCGCTGGAGATGGACGATTTCATCCGCACCGACGACAGGGGCAGGGGCGTGGTCAACGTCCTTGCCGCCGACAAGTTGATGGCGGCGCCCAAACTCTACAGCACGTTCCTGCTCTGGCTGATGAGCGAATTGTTCGAACATCTGCCGGAAGTCGGCGACCCCGACAAACCCAGGCTCGTCTTCTTCTTCGACGAGGCGCATCTGCTGTTCGATGAGGCACCGAAGGCGCTGCTCGACAAGATCGAACAGGTCGTTCGCCTGATCCGATCGAAAGGCGTCGGCGTCTATTTCATCACCCAGAACCCGATCGATATTCCCGACACCGTGGCGGGGCAGCTCGGCAACCGGGTGCAGCACGCGTTGCGTGCCTTCACTCCGCGCGATCAGGCGGCGGTGCGATCGGCGGCAGAGACGTTCCGTGCCAACCCCGGTGTCGACGTCGCCACCGCGATCACCGAGCTGAAGGTCGGCGAGGCGCTCGTCTCGCTGCTGCAGCCGGACGGTTCGCCCTCACCGGTCGAGCGCACGCTCATCAAGCCACCCGCCAGCCGCGTCGGGCCGGTGACGCCGCAGGAACGTGGCGTCATGATCCAGACCGATGCGATCGGCGACAAATACGACACGGCGATCGACCGCGAATCGGCCGAGGAAATCCTCGCCGTCAAGACGCAGGAGGCCGCTGCGGCGACCGCCGCTGCCCGCACCTCGAGCGATGCCGAAAAGGCGGCGGCCGTGCAGGCGAAGGATGAAGCCAGGGCCGCGAAGGACACCGCCCGCATAGCTGCCGCGCAGGCGAAGGCCGATGCGCAGGCGCAACGCGCCGCCGAGCGCGAAGCGGCGAACTCGCCCTGGTCGAAGGCGGTCGGTTCCGCCACCCGTGCCGCCAGTTCCTCGATCGGGCGTCAGGTCGCCAACGAGATCGGCAAGCAGGTGTTTGGCACGTCGCGCAAGTCGTCGGGGGGCGGTCTGGTCGGCACGGTATTGCGCAGCGTGTTGGGCAATTTGATGCGCGGGCGCTGA
- a CDS encoding M20 family metallopeptidase, with protein sequence MSLDDHSISEWSAAGDAELDDIVTLRRAIHAEPEVGLHCPRTTGKIKAALAGLPLEFHEGTSTTGLIAILRGQAGDNGRTVLLRGDMDALTMQEETGLPFASTIPGRMHACGHDSHTAMLVGAARALSARRDRLPGTIIFMFQPGEEGHHGARFMIDDGLLDIATPDAAFALHITPNASAGLVITRSGPIMASADTVHAVIRGAGGHAAMPHDCIDPVPVACEIVTALQTFVARRIAVTDPAVLSITRIEAGSAHNIIPGDVTLLGTLRTLSEATRATMHAAFKRIVENIAAAHGATAEAWIDTGYPVTVNDPRGAALIETVAGELDAGFATMPQPMMGAEDFSYVLRRYPGAFAFLGVAPAGSDPATNPPLHNTRMTIDESVMAKGVAIHCAVATRYLERGFD encoded by the coding sequence ATGTCCCTCGACGACCATAGCATCAGCGAGTGGAGCGCCGCCGGCGACGCGGAACTCGACGATATCGTCACCCTGCGCCGCGCGATCCATGCCGAACCCGAGGTGGGGCTGCACTGCCCGCGCACGACGGGTAAGATCAAGGCGGCGCTGGCCGGCCTGCCGCTGGAATTTCACGAGGGCACATCCACCACCGGGCTGATCGCGATCCTGCGCGGGCAGGCGGGCGACAACGGGCGCACCGTGCTGCTGCGCGGCGACATGGATGCGCTGACGATGCAGGAGGAAACGGGGCTGCCGTTCGCCAGTACGATTCCCGGCCGGATGCACGCCTGCGGCCATGATTCGCATACCGCGATGCTCGTCGGCGCCGCACGGGCGCTCTCCGCGCGGCGGGACCGGTTGCCCGGCACGATCATCTTCATGTTCCAGCCGGGCGAGGAGGGGCATCACGGCGCCCGCTTCATGATCGACGACGGTCTGCTCGATATCGCCACGCCCGACGCTGCGTTCGCGCTCCACATCACGCCGAATGCGTCGGCCGGGCTGGTGATCACCCGGAGCGGGCCGATCATGGCGTCGGCGGACACCGTGCATGCGGTGATCCGCGGGGCCGGCGGCCACGCCGCGATGCCGCACGATTGCATCGATCCGGTGCCGGTCGCGTGCGAGATCGTGACGGCGCTCCAGACCTTCGTCGCGCGCCGGATCGCGGTCACGGACCCTGCGGTGCTGTCGATCACCAGGATCGAGGCAGGGTCGGCGCACAATATCATCCCTGGCGACGTCACGCTGCTCGGCACGCTGCGGACATTGTCGGAGGCGACGCGCGCCACGATGCATGCCGCATTCAAGCGGATCGTGGAGAACATCGCCGCGGCACATGGCGCGACAGCCGAAGCATGGATCGACACCGGCTATCCGGTGACGGTCAACGATCCGCGCGGCGCGGCGCTGATCGAAACGGTCGCGGGCGAACTCGACGCGGGTTTCGCGACGATGCCACAGCCGATGATGGGCGCCGAGGATTTCTCCTACGTGCTGCGCCGCTATCCCGGTGCCTTCGCCTTCCTCGGCGTCGCGCCTGCGGGCAGCGATCCCGCCACCAATCCACCGCTGCACAACACGCGGATGACGATCGATGAATCGGTGATGGCGAAGGGCGTGGCGATCCACTGTGCGGTCGCGACCCGGTATCTGGAGCGCGGCTTCGACTGA
- a CDS encoding Do family serine endopeptidase: protein MRYAYAITSALLLGGATATLALQPSNAQQAQNEPGAIQASVPRAGAPMSFADMVQKLQPAVVNISTKQTIVQQQPANPFSGTPFGELFGGMGGGQGGAPVKREGASLGSGFLISPDGYVVTNAHVISPGARGATVNSITVTLSNNKEYTAKVIGQDTDSDLALLKIDAAGLPYVKWGDSAQSRVGDWVVAIGEPFGLGGTVTAGIISAINRVTGQGGAYDRFIQTDASINQGNSGGPMFDLNGNVIGVNSQIFSQSGGNIGIGFAIPAAVAKPIIETFRTGGKISRGYIGVTIGGGVDDDAAAALGIPKNSGELIARVEPGGPSARAGLRPGDVVTKIDGKQVSKDQSLTYLVSNLKPGTTARFEVLRGGQPTTVNIAVATRPSTEQLQAQIQGQDDSGGFGPNAGPGGDDGDDDTQSVPQSSTAPLGLTVQPLTPGIARAIGVDSAVQGVVIATVDPSSDAAGKLKRADVITAVNGTPVRTAADYARLVAQAKAAGRPQVLLLIQRGRGNPAFLPVKIK from the coding sequence GTGCGTTACGCCTACGCGATCACCAGTGCGCTACTCCTCGGCGGCGCGACCGCCACGCTGGCCCTCCAGCCGAGCAACGCCCAGCAGGCGCAGAACGAACCGGGCGCGATCCAGGCATCCGTGCCCCGCGCCGGTGCGCCGATGAGCTTCGCCGACATGGTGCAGAAGCTGCAGCCGGCCGTGGTCAACATCTCGACCAAGCAGACCATTGTCCAGCAGCAGCCCGCCAACCCGTTCTCGGGCACGCCATTCGGCGAATTGTTCGGCGGCATGGGCGGCGGGCAGGGCGGTGCGCCGGTGAAGCGCGAAGGCGCCTCGCTCGGGTCGGGCTTCCTGATCTCGCCGGATGGCTATGTCGTCACCAACGCGCACGTCATCAGCCCCGGCGCACGCGGCGCGACCGTCAACTCGATCACGGTAACGCTGTCGAACAACAAGGAATATACCGCCAAGGTCATCGGGCAGGACACCGATTCCGATCTTGCGCTGCTGAAAATCGACGCAGCCGGTCTGCCCTATGTGAAGTGGGGCGATTCCGCACAATCGCGTGTAGGCGACTGGGTGGTCGCGATCGGCGAGCCGTTCGGTCTGGGCGGCACCGTGACCGCCGGCATCATCTCGGCGATCAATCGCGTCACGGGTCAGGGCGGGGCGTACGACCGCTTTATCCAGACCGATGCTTCGATCAATCAGGGCAACTCCGGTGGCCCGATGTTCGACCTCAACGGCAACGTGATCGGCGTCAACAGCCAGATCTTCAGCCAGTCGGGCGGCAATATCGGCATCGGCTTCGCCATTCCGGCCGCCGTCGCCAAGCCGATCATCGAGACGTTCCGCACCGGCGGCAAGATCAGCCGCGGCTATATCGGCGTGACGATCGGCGGCGGCGTCGACGACGATGCGGCGGCGGCGCTCGGCATTCCCAAGAATTCGGGCGAGCTGATCGCACGCGTCGAGCCGGGCGGGCCGTCCGCAAGGGCCGGTTTGCGTCCCGGCGATGTCGTGACGAAGATCGACGGCAAGCAGGTCAGCAAGGACCAGTCGCTGACCTACCTCGTGTCCAACCTCAAGCCGGGCACGACCGCGCGGTTCGAGGTTCTGCGCGGTGGCCAGCCAACAACCGTCAACATCGCGGTGGCCACACGTCCGTCGACGGAACAGTTGCAGGCGCAGATTCAGGGTCAGGACGACAGCGGCGGATTCGGTCCCAATGCCGGCCCGGGTGGCGACGATGGCGACGACGATACGCAGTCGGTGCCGCAGTCGAGCACGGCACCGCTGGGCCTTACCGTCCAGCCGCTGACGCCGGGCATCGCGCGTGCGATCGGGGTAGACAGCGCGGTTCAGGGCGTCGTGATCGCGACGGTCGATCCGTCGAGCGACGCGGCGGGCAAGCTGAAGCGTGCCGACGTGATCACGGCCGTCAACGGCACACCCGTTCGCACCGCCGCGGACTATGCGCGCCTTGTTGCGCAGGCGAAGGCGGCGGGTCGCCCGCAGGTGCTGCTGCTGATCCAGCGTGGCCGCGGCAACCCCGCGTTCCTGCCGGTCAAGATCAAGTAA
- a CDS encoding transporter, which yields MGPADVKRQAAVLLALMASPALAQQRDLCPERPGLDTPACIVDRGRVMVETGVVDWTLDRQPDNRTDTILLGDTLVRVGVTDVLEARIGWTPYGHERIRDRQTGAIDRAGQTGDVSLGVKASLLHPDGSGFAVAALPFVTVPTGGSRIGEGVVGAGFLLPVTYELSDTIQLDATPEIDAQPDEGRSGRHLRYSTAGGATFKLGQTVSLAAEGQVIRDDDPDGRTTQALAALSIGWQPRDDWQFDVFGIAGLNHDAPDLELSAGISRRF from the coding sequence GTGGGTCCGGCTGACGTGAAGCGACAGGCGGCGGTACTGCTGGCGCTGATGGCCTCCCCGGCGCTGGCGCAGCAGCGCGACCTGTGTCCGGAGCGCCCCGGCCTCGATACGCCGGCGTGTATCGTCGACCGGGGGCGCGTCATGGTGGAAACCGGGGTGGTCGACTGGACGCTCGATCGCCAGCCCGACAACCGCACCGATACGATCCTGCTCGGCGATACGCTGGTCCGCGTCGGCGTTACCGATGTCCTGGAGGCACGGATCGGCTGGACCCCGTATGGTCATGAACGCATCCGCGATCGCCAGACCGGTGCGATCGATCGTGCCGGCCAGACCGGGGACGTGTCGCTGGGAGTAAAGGCATCGTTGCTGCACCCTGACGGTAGCGGTTTCGCGGTTGCGGCGCTGCCCTTCGTGACGGTCCCGACGGGTGGCAGCCGCATCGGCGAAGGTGTCGTCGGGGCGGGATTCCTGCTGCCGGTTACGTACGAATTGTCCGATACGATACAGCTGGATGCGACGCCGGAGATCGACGCGCAGCCTGACGAAGGGAGGTCGGGCCGGCATCTGCGCTACAGCACCGCCGGTGGTGCGACCTTCAAGCTTGGCCAGACCGTATCGCTCGCCGCCGAGGGGCAGGTGATCCGCGACGACGATCCCGACGGTCGCACGACGCAGGCGCTGGCGGCGCTTTCGATCGGCTGGCAACCGCGTGACGATTGGCAGTTCGACGTATTCGGGATCGCGGGCCTCAATCACGACGCGCCGGATCTCGAACTCTCCGCAGGTATCTCCCGCCGGTTCTGA
- a CDS encoding M23 family metallopeptidase, with amino-acid sequence MITFARTAVAFGSRVRALFTTRDILFHDGKSLRRVSITGRRQAAAATIGALTIGFSGYGAAQAAQVVTSPVDTRIVHMERQIDAMQARVSDIRHVAKVHAERVEQRQALITAALTGKGDEAELAMATLAIDPTADRLAADVVKPLVKVEGRQAELADAAQDVLDRRLAQTNATLKKLGVAGRIARGGMGGPMLDANSAEAQADLKADAQFRTLFQSWKKLDTLQQGAIAIPSVQPVQKLNFTSNFGIRSDPFRGTAAMHAGVDIPGPVGTPIYATADGIVDHAARQGGYGNMVEINHGKGIATRYGHLSKILVADGARVTRGQLIALMGSTGRSTGPHLHYEVRIDGHAVNPIPFLTTADYLLASQDRAVHAIPVSTDGPAAQD; translated from the coding sequence ATGATCACTTTCGCCCGTACTGCTGTCGCCTTCGGTTCGCGCGTCCGCGCCTTGTTCACCACCCGTGATATTCTGTTCCACGACGGTAAGTCGCTGCGCCGGGTCAGCATCACCGGCCGCCGTCAGGCCGCTGCCGCCACGATCGGCGCGCTTACCATCGGTTTCTCGGGATACGGCGCCGCGCAGGCGGCTCAGGTCGTCACCAGCCCGGTCGACACCCGTATCGTCCATATGGAACGCCAGATCGACGCGATGCAGGCGCGGGTGTCCGACATCCGCCACGTCGCGAAAGTGCATGCCGAGCGCGTCGAGCAGCGTCAGGCGCTCATCACCGCCGCGCTGACCGGCAAGGGCGATGAGGCCGAGCTGGCTATGGCGACGCTCGCGATCGATCCCACCGCCGATCGCCTCGCCGCCGATGTCGTCAAGCCGCTGGTGAAGGTGGAGGGCCGTCAGGCGGAACTCGCCGATGCCGCGCAGGACGTGCTCGACCGCCGTCTGGCGCAGACGAATGCGACGCTGAAGAAGCTGGGCGTCGCCGGCCGCATCGCCAGGGGCGGCATGGGTGGCCCCATGCTGGATGCCAACAGCGCCGAGGCACAGGCCGATCTGAAAGCGGATGCGCAGTTCCGCACGTTGTTCCAGAGCTGGAAGAAGCTCGATACGCTGCAGCAGGGCGCGATCGCCATCCCCTCCGTGCAGCCGGTGCAAAAGCTGAACTTCACCAGCAACTTCGGCATCCGTTCCGATCCGTTCCGCGGCACCGCCGCGATGCATGCCGGCGTCGACATTCCCGGTCCGGTGGGCACGCCGATCTACGCCACGGCCGACGGTATCGTCGATCACGCAGCGCGCCAGGGCGGCTATGGCAACATGGTCGAGATCAATCACGGCAAGGGTATCGCCACCCGCTATGGCCACCTTTCGAAGATCCTCGTCGCCGATGGCGCCCGCGTTACCCGCGGCCAGTTGATCGCGCTGATGGGCTCGACCGGCCGCTCGACCGGACCCCACCTGCATTACGAGGTTCGCATCGACGGTCACGCCGTGAACCCGATCCCGTTCCTGACCACCGCCGATTATCTGCTCGCGTCGCAGGACCGCGCGGTCCATGCCATCCCGGTGTCGACGGACGGACCCGCCGCGCAGGATTGA
- a CDS encoding amino acid permease — protein sequence MSLFRRKTIVAQPPGQQLARTLGWPHLVALGVGAIVGTGILTLIGVGADRAGPAVIVSFVVAGAICACAALCYAEMATMIPASGSAYTYSYAVLGEVIAWVVGWSLILEYSLVVSTVAVGWSGYAVGFLKGLGIVVPAALANGPGLGGAINLPAVAIIAVVAGLLMLGTRESARIGTALVVLKIVTLALFVGVALPHFDVANLHPFTPYGYGSPTGEGGVKYGVMGAAAIIFFAFYGFDAISTAAEEAKNPERDLAIGIVGSMLACTAIYMIVAATAVGAVSYTRFGDSPEPLALILRELNRDGVATIVAAAAAIALPTVLLAFLYGQSRIFLVMARDGFLPASLAKVSKRGTPVRITLMTAVFVAIIAGLAPLDVIASLANAGTLCAFVAVAACVLVLRRRDPAARRPFRTPLAWVVAPLAIAGCLYLFTSLQVVTQVAFVGWNAFGLLVYFLYARSRAEVAR from the coding sequence ATGAGTCTGTTTCGCCGCAAGACGATCGTGGCGCAGCCGCCGGGGCAGCAACTGGCCCGAACGCTGGGGTGGCCGCATCTGGTGGCATTGGGTGTCGGGGCGATCGTCGGCACCGGCATCCTGACACTCATCGGCGTCGGCGCGGACCGGGCCGGGCCGGCGGTGATCGTCTCGTTCGTCGTCGCGGGCGCGATCTGCGCCTGCGCCGCGCTCTGCTATGCCGAAATGGCGACGATGATCCCGGCCTCCGGATCGGCCTACACCTACAGCTATGCAGTATTGGGCGAAGTGATCGCCTGGGTGGTCGGGTGGAGCCTGATCCTCGAATATTCGCTGGTGGTGTCGACGGTCGCGGTCGGCTGGTCTGGCTATGCAGTCGGATTCCTGAAAGGACTCGGGATCGTGGTGCCCGCGGCGCTGGCGAACGGGCCGGGGCTGGGCGGGGCGATCAATCTGCCCGCGGTCGCGATCATCGCCGTCGTCGCCGGTTTGCTGATGCTCGGCACACGGGAAAGCGCGCGGATCGGTACCGCGCTGGTGGTGCTGAAGATCGTCACGCTGGCGCTGTTCGTCGGCGTCGCGCTGCCGCATTTCGACGTGGCGAACCTCCATCCGTTCACGCCTTACGGCTATGGCAGCCCGACCGGCGAGGGCGGCGTAAAATACGGCGTGATGGGCGCGGCGGCGATCATCTTCTTCGCCTTCTATGGTTTCGACGCCATCTCCACTGCGGCGGAGGAGGCGAAGAACCCGGAGCGCGACCTCGCCATCGGCATCGTCGGATCCATGCTTGCGTGCACGGCGATCTACATGATCGTCGCGGCGACCGCCGTGGGCGCGGTGAGCTATACCCGGTTCGGCGATAGCCCGGAGCCGCTGGCGCTGATCCTGCGCGAACTGAACCGCGATGGGGTGGCGACGATCGTCGCGGCCGCCGCCGCGATCGCGCTGCCGACGGTGCTACTGGCGTTCCTGTATGGCCAGAGCCGCATCTTCCTCGTCATGGCGCGTGACGGATTCCTGCCGGCGAGCCTCGCCAAGGTGAGCAAGCGGGGAACGCCGGTCCGCATCACGCTGATGACCGCGGTGTTCGTCGCGATCATCGCCGGGCTGGCCCCGCTCGACGTGATCGCCAGCCTCGCCAATGCGGGAACCTTGTGCGCCTTCGTCGCGGTAGCGGCATGCGTGCTGGTGCTGCGTCGGCGCGACCCGGCGGCGCGGCGGCCGTTCCGCACGCCGCTGGCCTGGGTGGTGGCGCCGCTCGCGATCGCCGGCTGCCTCTATCTGTTCACCAGCCTGCAGGTGGTGACGCAGGTCGCCTTCGTCGGGTGGAACGCGTTCGGTTTGCTGGTCTATTTCCTCTACGCGCGGAGCCGGGCGGAGGTCGCGCGCTGA